The following proteins are encoded in a genomic region of Arachis stenosperma cultivar V10309 chromosome 4, arast.V10309.gnm1.PFL2, whole genome shotgun sequence:
- the LOC130972942 gene encoding pentatricopeptide repeat-containing protein At3g22690-like, whose translation MAAKALPPSSVGTSPAIQPPKPIATDLPSWPPSLKLIESCHSLTELKQLHCHFIKNGLSHSASHLNNLIAAYVDVGTHHSLDYARKSFDYFYEETAAVSLFACNSLLRGYASTGLCDQAILLYIHMAEMGVLPDKFTFPSLLSACSKVMAFAEGLQVHGALLKMGFEGNIFVRNSLIHFYAECGRVDLGRKVFDGMLERNVVSWTSLINGYVGRDLPKEAVSLFFEMVDTGIQPNPVTMVCVISACAKLKDLELGKKVSSYIGKLGVKLNAVMGNALVDMYMKCGDIDNASRIFYECVDRNLVMYNTIMSNYVQHGLPGEVLVVLREMLQQGPRPDKVTMLSTIAACAQLGDLIVGKSSHAYVLRNGLGGWENISNAIIDMYMKCGERESGCKVFEQMPNKTVVTWNSLIAGLVRDGDVELAWKIFDEMPESDLVSWNTMIGALVQVSMFQEAIELFREMQNKGIEADRVTMVAVASACGYLGALDLAKWVYTYIERNDIQIDKQLGTALVDMFSRCGDPQSALRVFTKMDKRDVSAWTAAIGVMAMEGNTKGAIELFNEMLNQGVRPDDVVFVALLTACSHGGSVDQGRQLFRSMKTTHGISPQIVHYGCMVDLLGRAGLLEEALDLIQCMPMEPNDVIWGSLVAACRKHNNVEMAQYAAEKITQLDPEKVGIHVLLSNIYASAGKWNEVARVRLQMKEKGIQKVPGSSSIEVHGLIHEFTSGDESHAEYTQIGLMLQEINCRLSKAGYVPDTTNVLLDVDEQEKEHLLSRHSEKLAMAYGLITTDQGAPIRVVKNLRMCSDCHSFAELVSKLYSRKIIVRDNNRYHFFTDGFCSCRGYW comes from the coding sequence ATGGCGGCGAAGGCCCTTCCTCCCTCTTCTGTGGGCACTTCCCCAGCTATCCAGCCTCCGAAACCCATCGCCACCGACCTACCGTCATGGCCGCCATCGCTAAAGCTTATTGAAAGTTGCCACAGCCTCACGGAGCTCAAGCAGTTACACTGCCACTTCATCAAGAATGGCCTTTCTCACAGCGCTTCTCACCTCAACAACCTCATCGCAGCTTACGTCGACGTTGGCACCCACCACAGCCTCGACTACGCTCGAAAATCTTTCGATTATTTCTATGAGGAAACAGCCGCGGTTTCCTTGTTTGCCTGCAACTCTCTCCTCAGAGGTTACGCTTCAACTGGCCTTTGCGACCAGGCTATCTTGCTCTACATTCACATGGCGGAGATGGGCGTTTTACCCGATAAGTTCACCTTCCCGTCCTTGCTGAGTGCGTGCTCCAAAGTTATGGCTTTTGCTGAGGGTCTTCAAGTTCATGGTGCGCTTCTTAAGATGGGTTTCGAGGGAAATATCTTCGTCAGAAACTCTCTCATACATTTCTACGCGGAATGTGGCAGAGTTGACTTGGGACGCAAGGTGTTTGATGGAATGCTTGAGAGAAATGTTGTGTCTTGGACTAGTTTGATCAATGGGTATGTTGGGAGGGACTTGCCCAAGGAAGCTGTTTCTCTGTTCTTTGAGATGGTTGACACTGGGATTCAACCCAATCCAGTTACCATGGTTTGTGTTATATCTGCTTGTGCTAAGTTGAAGGATCTTGAATTGGGGAAAAAAGTTTCTTCTTATATTGGTAAGTTGGGCGTGAAGCTTAATGCTGTCATGGGGAATGCACTCGTTGATATGTACATGAAATGTGGAGATATAGATAATGCAAGTAGAATTTTTTATGAATGTGTTGATAGGAATTTGGTTATGTACAATACGATCATGTCGAATTATGTCCAACATGGGCTGCCAGGTGAAGTGCTAGTAGTTTTGCGTGAAATGCTGCAACAGGGACCACGCCCAGATAAGGTAACAATGTTATCTACAATTGCGGCCTGCGCGCAGTTAGGTGATCTAATTGTTGGGAAGTCGTCCCATGCTTATGTCTTAAGAAATGGACTTGGAGGTTGGGAAAATATTTCCAACGCCATCATCGACATGTACATGAAATGTGGTGAGAGAGAATCTGGGTGCAAAGTATTTGAGCAGATGCCAAACAAGACAGTGGTGACATGGAATTCGCTAATTGCTGGTTTGGTTAGGGATGGTGATGTAGAATTAGCTTGGAAAATCTTTGATGAGATGCCAGAGAGTGATCTTGTGTCTTGGAACACTATGATTGGTGCTTTGGTTCAAGTAAGCATGTTTCAGGAAGCGATTGAGCTATTCAGGGAGATGCAAAACAAGGGAATTGAAGCAGACAGAGTGACCATGGTTGCTGTTGCTTCTGCCTGTGGATATCTAGGAGCTCTTGATCTTGCTAAGTGGGTCTATACCTACATTGAGAGAAATGACATTCAGATTGACAAGCAGCTCGGCACAGCTTTGGTTGATATGTTTTCTAGGTGTGGTGATCCCCAGAGTGCTTTGCGTGTTTTCACGAAAATGGACAAACGGGATGTGTCAGCTTGGACTGCTGCCATCGGTGTTATGGCAATGGAAGGAAATACAAAGGGGGCTATTGAGCTTTTCAATGAGATGCTCAATCAAGGGGTTAGACCAGACGATGTTGTTTTTGTAGCATTATTGACTGCATGTAGCCATGGTGGCTCTGTGGACCAAGGTAGGCAACTTTTCAGGTCAATGAAGACAACTCATGGAATCAGTCCTCAGATTGTTCACTATGGATGTATGGTTGATTTGCTTGGTCGAGCTGGGTTGTTGGAAGAAGCTCTTGATCTTATACAATGTATGCCTATGGAACCTAATGATGTTATATGGGGCTCTCTTGTAGCTGCTTGTCGGAAACATAACAATGTCGAAATGGCACAATATGCAGCTGAGAAGATAACTCAACTGGACCCTGAAAAGGTTGGCATTCATGTGCTGTTATCCAACATATATGCATCAGCTGGAAAATGGAATGAAGTTGCAAGAGTGAGGCTGCagatgaaagaaaaagggatccAGAAAGTGCCTGGATCAAGCTCAATAGAGGTTCATGGACTGATACACGAGTTTACCTCTGGAGATGAATCGCACGCAGAGTATACTCAAATTGGATTAATGCTACAGGAGATAAACTGCAGGCTAAGCAAGGCTGGATATGTCCCTGATACAACCAATGTCTTACTTGATGTTGATGAGCAGGAGAAAGAGCATTTGCTCAGCAGGCACAGTGAAAAACTAGCCATGGCTTATGGACTCATCACTACTGATCAAGGTGCACCCATAAGGGTTGTCAAAAATCTTAGAATGTGTTCCGATTGTCATTCATTTGCtgaattagtgtcaaaattatACAGTAGGAAAATCATTGTTAGAGATAATAATAGGTACCATTTTTTCACGGATGGATTTTGTTCTTGTAGAGGTTATTGGTAA
- the LOC130972943 gene encoding protein RDM1-like has protein sequence MKRSFPWDEPDQNPDSSSNDIPLPIPSIDLTSQDILIRRAEMYQEYMKQIPIPSQRGSVIPFNSWMGLGKSMKQLYGQPLHYLTNVILKQWDQLRLNSKDEYTPLDNLIHPTKAEATIWLMEEVHRQTSSHFQIAERWKLDPMYNCSVDAIFPTLENAM, from the exons ATGAAGAGGAGTTTTCCATGGGATGAGCCTGATCAGAATCCTGATTCTTCTTCCAACGACATTCCTCTCCCAATTCCCTCCATTGACCTCACCTCCCAAG ATATACTCATTAGACGGGCAGAAATGTATCAGGAGTACATGAAGCAGATACCAATACCAAGTCAACGAGGCTCTGTCATCCCGTTTAATTCATGGATGGGATTAGGCAAATCAATGAAGCAACTCTATGGGCAGCCTCTCCATTACCTCACAAATGTTATCCTTAAGCAATGGGATCAGTTGAGACTTAACAGCAAGGATGAATACACACCCTTAGACAACTTGATTCATCCGACCAAAGCCGAAGCCACCATCTGGCTCATGGAAGAAGTCCATCGACAGACCTCGTCGCATTTTCAGATTGCTGAACGCTGGAAGCTGGATCCAATGTACAATTGTTCTGTTGATGCCATTTTCCCGACTTTAGAGAATGCAATGTGA